From the genome of Flavobacterium luteolum, one region includes:
- a CDS encoding fumarate hydratase, which translates to MIDFIYQDPYPILKDDTQYRKITSDFVKVEKFGEREVLTVDPKGLELLAEEALTDVSFMLRTSHLQKLRKILDDPEATDNDRFVAYNLLQNASVAAEGQLPSCQDTGTAIVMAKKGESIFTGVDDAEWLSRGIFNTYQKRNLRYSQIVPISMFEEKNSGSNLPAQIDIYAKKGTSYDFLFMAKGGGSANKTYLYQQTKSLLNEKSMDEFIRTKIKDLGTSACPPYHLALVIGGTSAEANLSAVKKASAGYYDNLPTSGNMAGQAFRDLEWEERVQKICQESAIGAQFGGKYFTHDVRVIRLPRHAASCPVGLGVSCSADRNIKGKITKDGIFVEQLETNPKQFLPETAPHLEAPVEIDLDQPMADILAKLSQYPVKTRLKLNGTVIVARDIAHAKIKELLDAGKPMPDYFKNHPVYYAGPAKTPDGMASGSFGPTTAGRMDVYVDEFQKNGGSMIMLAKGNRTKQVTDACNKYGGFYLGSIGGPAAILAQDNILKVEVVDFEELGMEAVRKITVKDFPAFIITDDKGNDFFANL; encoded by the coding sequence ATGATTGATTTTATATACCAAGATCCTTATCCGATCTTAAAGGACGATACGCAGTACCGCAAAATCACTTCTGATTTTGTGAAAGTTGAAAAATTTGGAGAACGCGAAGTTTTAACCGTTGACCCAAAAGGTTTGGAGTTATTGGCTGAAGAAGCTTTGACCGATGTTTCGTTTATGTTGAGAACTTCTCATTTGCAAAAATTGAGAAAAATTCTAGACGATCCAGAAGCAACGGACAATGACCGATTTGTAGCTTACAATTTACTTCAAAACGCATCTGTAGCTGCCGAAGGTCAGTTACCAAGCTGCCAGGATACTGGAACAGCGATCGTAATGGCAAAAAAAGGTGAAAGTATTTTTACAGGTGTTGATGATGCAGAATGGTTAAGCCGCGGTATTTTCAATACTTACCAAAAAAGAAATTTACGTTATTCTCAGATTGTTCCGATTTCGATGTTTGAAGAAAAGAATTCTGGTTCAAATCTTCCGGCACAAATTGATATTTATGCTAAAAAAGGAACTTCTTACGACTTTTTGTTTATGGCAAAAGGCGGAGGATCTGCAAACAAAACTTATTTATACCAGCAGACAAAATCTTTATTGAATGAAAAATCGATGGACGAATTCATTCGTACAAAGATCAAAGATTTAGGAACTTCTGCTTGTCCTCCGTACCATTTAGCTTTGGTAATTGGCGGAACATCTGCCGAAGCTAACTTAAGTGCTGTTAAAAAAGCTTCTGCTGGATATTACGACAATCTTCCAACTTCAGGAAACATGGCTGGTCAAGCTTTCCGTGATCTTGAATGGGAAGAAAGAGTTCAGAAAATCTGTCAGGAAAGTGCAATCGGTGCTCAATTTGGAGGAAAATATTTCACTCATGACGTACGTGTTATTCGTTTGCCACGACACGCGGCTTCTTGCCCAGTTGGATTAGGCGTTTCTTGTTCTGCCGACAGAAACATTAAAGGAAAAATCACTAAAGACGGAATCTTTGTTGAGCAATTGGAAACAAATCCGAAACAGTTTTTACCAGAAACAGCTCCACACTTGGAAGCTCCTGTAGAAATTGATTTAGATCAGCCAATGGCAGATATTTTGGCTAAATTGTCTCAATATCCTGTTAAAACTCGTTTAAAACTAAACGGAACCGTAATTGTTGCTAGAGATATCGCTCACGCAAAAATCAAAGAATTGTTAGACGCTGGAAAACCAATGCCTGACTATTTCAAAAATCACCCAGTGTATTATGCTGGCCCAGCAAAAACTCCAGACGGAATGGCTTCTGGAAGTTTCGGACCAACAACCGCAGGACGTATGGACGTTTATGTGGATGAATTCCAGAAAAATGGCGGAAGTATGATTATGCTTGCAAAAGGAAACCGTACTAAACAAGTTACTGATGCTTGCAACAAATACGGCGGATTCTATTTAGGTTCAATCGGAGGCCCTGCTGCTATTCTAGCTCAAGACAACATTTTAAAAGTTGAAGTTGTTGATTTTGAAGAATTAGGAATGGAAGCTGTTCGTAAAATTACAGTTAAAGATTTCCCTGCGTTCATTATTACCGACGATAAAGGAAATGATTTCTTTGCAAACTTGTAA
- a CDS encoding PAS domain-containing protein gives MKNKNSDDSLQRNSVPILSWDFHYEYLNELKGLSADLKRMSKISDEFIWDEKKLNIQERIKNEVVLVTDLDLRIVFASSGIKRMTGYKEEEILGKTPKMFQGPATSQKDLKDIREAVKKQIPFAKTLENYRKNGQTYKCKIDASPVYNLKGEISHFIAFEKQDLSA, from the coding sequence AATCCTATCTTGGGATTTTCATTACGAGTATCTAAATGAGTTAAAAGGGCTAAGCGCTGATTTGAAAAGAATGAGCAAAATTTCAGATGAATTTATCTGGGATGAAAAAAAGCTGAATATCCAGGAAAGAATCAAAAATGAAGTAGTTTTAGTAACAGATTTGGATCTAAGAATAGTTTTCGCGTCAAGCGGAATAAAAAGAATGACAGGTTACAAAGAAGAAGAAATCTTAGGGAAAACTCCAAAAATGTTTCAAGGGCCAGCAACCTCGCAAAAAGACTTAAAAGATATTAGAGAAGCGGTAAAAAAGCAGATTCCGTTTGCAAAAACACTCGAAAATTATAGAAAAAACGGACAGACTTATAAATGTAAAATAGATGCTTCGCCAGTTTATAACTTGAAAGGCGAAATATCTCATTTTATAGCTTTTGAAAAACAGGATTTAAGTGCGTGA